The Coccidioides posadasii str. Silveira chromosome 2, complete sequence genomic interval TCCATCAATAATCAATCTAACTAGGTAATCAACTTAGCAAACCTCAGGAGCTAGGTAGGGTGGTTGATTGGTAGGTTGGTTGATTTtggaaggaaaaatcaacatgaaagaacaaacaaagccctttgatcttgaaagattttcAAAGCTATACCATATTTAGTTAGGAAGCCTGATCAAAAACCTCAGCTGGTGCATGATACATTCCAAATTTTATATGTTTCAGACCCTTTATACATATATGAGAAGAAATGGTTGCTATACTGTAGATCTACAGTTCTCAGTTGAGAAACTGGTGGTTGTCGGATAAACGTTTCCCGAAGGTTGCCCAGAAAtctcatttttccggtatggAGTTGCGGGCGTGCCAAAGTTAGAACGTGCTACGCGCCCTCGATCAATGTTCCATCAACATGAACACCAAACGCCGATAATCCTCCTGCGCCCATTACAACTGGGTGCACCTTTACTAGTCCCGATACCGAGTCTCTCAAAACCCCAGTGTGGTAGCCAGCCTGACAACATGACTGCAttggaggaggagtgggaagAGTGGGGATCCAAACGCATGTTTCGCGGAATGCATGAAGTTGTTGTTCTCTTGAGCCATCAAGGCGATGTCAAGGTCCTAAACTATGACAATGAGGTTATCCTCAAGGTTGGAAGCAGAGTTCGTCCTTCTGAGGAAATTGCTATGCATCTTGtgaaagagcaaactgaTATCCCTGTTCCAGAGATCTTCCTTGCTGCCTACATTGGTGAGCGTCATTCCTGGCACTCCACTGACAGAAGCTTGGGATAGTCTGGATGATACAACAAAGAAGTGCATATGTGTGGAAACTTGGTCAATGATTGAAAAACTTTGTCAGATCAGAAAGCCTGCCACACTGCAACACCACTTCCTCTGTCTTGCTGATGGTTCACCCTGTATCAATGACTCCATGGTGGCTGGAATTTGCTGCGCAGACCCTCCACATCCTCCACTTCTTAATGATGATGCTGTTCACGCCCGCATCTACAAATATTACTATGCAGCAAATGGTTGAAAGTATGAAAAGGAGCTACCAAGCATGCTTTCTTGCTCTGATACCTCTGTTTTCTCACATGTAGACATTGGACCGCACAACATCATGTTTGATCCAGAGTCGCTCCAGATAACTGGGATCATTGACTGGGAGATGGCGGGGTGGTACCCAGATTATTGGGAGTATTCCAGCATCATGAGGCCTGCTAGATGGAAAGATTGGCAGAAATGGATGGACCTGACAGCCCCGAAGAAATACGACCTGAGTGGTATTATGGCAGCAAGGCGTGTTTTGTTTTAGCGTACTCTATTAGGTTGGAATCGAAAGCCCTACTTCTTCTTGAAAACCGACCTTTGAGTCCACGACGACATTACGCGTTCCTCTTTGGAGAGCGAGCAACAGGTAGCGTGGCGTCAAAGAGAACGGCTGCAGGTGAGAGGGGACGACTCCAGGAGCGGAAAAACCGAGAACGCAGGCGCCGAGGACAACAACAGCTTGAAAGGGAACCAGAGCCAATGCACCTGGACAGCCCAAGCGTGGAGTTGATGGACGAGGCTGTGCAGCAGGCAATGATGGAGGATTACCAGAACAGGACAGCCTTGCATATGAGCCAGCACCAGGCAACCGGGGAAAAATTCCTACTCTAGATTCAAGGCTCCAAAACGAGCAGCCGACTGACCCACGGGAAAGTCTTCCACCTAGC includes:
- a CDS encoding uncharacterized protein (EggNog:ENOG410Q5H2) → MTALEEEWEEWGSKRMFRGMHEVVVLLSHQGDVKVLNYDNEVILKVGSRVRPSEEIAMHLVKEQTDIPVPEIFLAAYIGERHSWHSTDRSLG